ATAGTGACATAAGCGGAACGACATCTCGcgcacggtttttttttgttttccttgtgCAAAGAGACGCAGATCACAAGTAGGGAATACACAAAGGGTCTTTGCGGGACCCCACAGCGCGGGATTCGGGATTGAGAGATGAGTGATTATTTACCGGCGCTCTGGAAGCAACTTAATTTCGTaccgtttgctttgttttcatttctcgATCACTTGTTttacttgtgtttttttcttgtgcccTGTATTACCTTCAAAAGGATGCAGTGATTTCTGCGGGATGTTTCTTGACCTCTTTTGTGTGTtcctttttgggtttttttttggcaagactttttttgttggtagtaTGTTCTCGGGAGGGTTCACGCTGAGTTagatgtgaaattaaaatttaaacatgtCTTTATTATCCCTACCCTAAGACCCCGGGAACGGAACACTTTGTTGCGCCACTGTActcctgctttttttttttttttgggagtttaTTTGTCTTTTCGGCTACGTTCTCAGACATGCACGatcgacgacgacaacgacggcTATTAACACCTCCTTACGGTGGATTGTCAGATCGCGGAAAGATTACACTGTCCCCCACCCCGGGCGGGGTAGAATGTTGACGAGAGGGACCTGGACCGTACCAGCCAGCAAACATAATCAGACTGCTTGACGAAAGCGGAAATGAATACGGTGGTGGTGCTTGCTACAAATTACACGAATCAACCGAGTCCGACCTATCGGAAAAGCAATGCTGCGGTACGAAACCTGTTGCCGTAGAACCAACCCCGCCTGTTATTGAATATTGAGGTGAAACAAATCATGATCATTAACAATGATGTGAAACAGAACTTTGATGTGCCGCTGGGAAAGAAGCTACTCTGAATAGATTTGTTGTCATACATACACGTGAGaatgtggtttttggtttttttttttttggtcgattTGTTTTCCCCGCCGCCCCGCCTTTACTTACACtgaatgttaatttattttccaatcacTTATCAGTACGggggttttgctttgttttctttataaatTACTGTAAAAAATCCATCGTGTTTTTCACTATATAAGCGTAACTAGtgctaaattaaattatttttactgttATTTACTAGaactttttaatttgaaaaaaaaaacacaaacaaggcaagaaaacgaaaagaagaagtGAAATTTCACATTTGAAAACATGATTAAACTACATTATTGTCCATTTAAAAACCACCTTCTTTCATCACGTTCAAGTCGCTTTCGTCATTGCATTTTGTAAGCGCCAAAAATCACGTCTCATCATTTGTTATGTAAGACGTAAGGATTTTTAAGCCAAAGGTTAGGAACTAAATAGCCTTCTCGAAGCATAACAAAAGTCCATTTAATGGTTCATCTTTACGAAACAGGACACTCAACCAGATGTAATTTGGAACAATTTGTCCAATTGTTGTGAACGAGCACGTTCGTGTATTCGTCTTGATGTTTTCATAAACGGTTCTATCAAGAGTTCTTATATTTCAAATGTGAAGTTTGTAAATTTATGAATTGTATTGATGAGGAAGATATTTTACcaaaacatgttattgaagaattATGCTTAAacttcataaaataaaaaaatttcctaTAACTtccttttattatttgtaacGGTTATATTTTGTGTTactatgcttttttttgttgctgataTCGACTGAATATGAATGAGGAGTTTTTATGTATTCTTAtcaaaaatactcaaaaaGAACAGGAACCGGgtaatttttcttaaatttctcTGTCTCTATGCCACTCTGTTACCTGTAGTCTATCtttataattgaaaaaatgagcaaacaatataaaaaatactgaaaaTGATGAAGGtttgtgaaattaaattaaaattaaatactcTCTCAGctttaatggaaaaaatggaagacgTTGGAAAGTCTTCAATGGAGCTGCCTGGTGGTTTAGGCATATCTCTTAAACAACTTAATTTTACTTCAATTCTTGCTATAatatgacattttttttattatttctaaatcataacaaaaaaattcaaatacttACTAATACTTGCAAATAAGCAGCACAAACATTATCGATTGATATAGATAAATATCATAAGTGGAAATGcgtaaaaacaatacaatagTTATgaaaaaaggagcaaaacCTATGATTATGCACTGAACaagtttatgaaatttttatgaGCCGTGAAGTGCATTCCATCAGCTTATAATTTTGTCTTTGCATTCGGCTCGTTTATATAGTCTTTGCTTCACCGATGACCGATGTCTGGTGTGCATTttgattttcaaaacattgcaCATAAAAAGATAAACTATCAATGCGCTAACCACTGAGCTTGTGATAAAGTACAGACAATGCACCAAAAATCAAGCGACGAACAAACGCCGCAAAACCAGTCCCGAAAATAATGCAACAAAATGCAACCGCGATGCACCGACATTCCCCGCTGCCCGATCGGAACAATGCCAGACAGACGGCAAAGAAAGCGCATTGTGTCCCACTATCGTTTTGAATTGTCGCCTAACGGTACATTTTGGCTCAGACTTAGAAGCATTCCGAAGGTCACTGCAGATCGACGACAGATGCAGCCGTGTTTCGTGAAAAATGCGCCAATCGTACGTTGCCCATTTGGAGCCTTCTGCTACCTCCGGTGCTCACGCAATCTAACGTCTGTCGATTGTTTTAGacgtttggtgtgtgtgtgtgctcttttttttgttcgattttgatcgagtttattttgattattacCTACCACGTTCGTtcgaaaaatttgaaaaaccaCCGCATTGAATGTTGGGGATGGAACTCTACAGAGGACTCCTTTTATGGACGACAAAAGCGCAAACAGACAGAcgacgtaaaacaaaaagaatgaaattgtTGCGCCGTCTTGGCActtctgttctgttttataCTTTTGTGAACATATGCCACGagttgtacgttttttttgccatttgggACTTATCTTTTAACGAAGGTAATGCATTCTTGAGTAATAATATTACTTGTGTTGAATTGtattttgtgttaaaaaaagataCTTATCACAAGTTTCATTCATTCGAATTTCGTCAATATTTATCCAAAGCTTCAATCAACATCAAGAACCTTTCTGATACATGTTTTGGTTAGTTTTATGAATAAGTACGAATAttgggaaagagaaaaaaccatCAATACAAtacttatttttctttctactttCTACTAGGTGCGGCTATGCAACAGTTCATCTAAAgcaggggtctccaaacttcgagattggccctcagctgtggctattccactcaatgcggcccgccatctaaaaagtGTGGAGGTCCCTGGTCTAAAGAAACTGTTGGATCCTTAAGATCCTCATATTGAGTTACTTGGCTTGGAAGGTAAAATACTTGGCTAGAAAAGGGAGAAGGCATGCTTCGCGATATGTTCATTCTCGCAGCAAGTTAGTCAGTATTATTGAATTAAACCATTAAAGAGATCATGAACAATGCATGTATGAATGTTTGGAAAAATAGACTTTGTTGATCTTTTCGGAAATACTTTGTTGAAGTTTCGGAACGGAAACCAACCCAGAATACCACTGTATCTGAATGCAAGGGATTACTGCGGGAGATAATTATTGCAATACGACAGTGACAAAGAGATAAATACTGCGAATTCCTGGGACTAACATTGGAAGGAGCTTGTAGAATCTTAAGAACTTTAGACGATCTTTATTCACGTTGCTTTGGTGCGTTTTAGGGGTAAATACGCGTGGCGTCATTAGACATTATTGTAGTCATACACTGCGCCAAGGTAAATAATATCATTTCTATTCACGTTATGGGCACGCAACCAAGAGGCGTTGGAATTCTCAAAGGATCATTGTAGACATCTTGATGGATGATCTTCAGAACATTTAAGCAGCGATGGATATAGAAGCTCATCTAGCAAAAAGAGACGAAATGGAAGAATTTCACCAGGTCGGATGTAACAATTTCAAACTCGTTCATCTCCTTCCCTGATTCCTGTGGATCTGGATTTTATGCTGgtcaattaaataaataaactatgAAAGTGCGCACTGATGTCATGTATGTGTCATGTCATCATTCCCAGAAATATTAACACGTGTTtatcaaatcaaatatttattgtgaagaaaatgaaagacCATCTTTTGTAATTTTCATTCTATTTGGTAATCTTTCgctttattttccattattttttatataaatggAACAGAATGTATATTTTCtgtttggaagatttttttaatgtaaatttgtAGCTTTGTAGCTTTTTTAATGTAGGCCATATTTTTACGTATTATACATATACACTTAGTATAAGCGTGATTAATTAATGatgctatttttatttcgcaTTTTGCCCTCCGGAGATTCTGATCATGGCAAAAACTAACTAAATCACGAGATATTATATAAGGTACCATTACCTTGCTGCTATGCTCTCGCAAGATGTTTCTATCTTTTAGCGTTACGGCGTAACAGTCGGAAGAATCGGGAGTTACTTTCGGGAGATTCAAACACATCGTCATCACCATTCGTCCATCGTGTAATGACTGGCAGTTCGTTAACAAAACGCTGATACGCGGCCGTATCATCTGCCGCAATTACCGTACTTCGTTCAATGCGATCCTCATCATCACCGTTGGCAGGACCTCTGTGGCAGGGAAATTCAATGCGCGAATAATCACTCTGTACCTCTTCCGTTTGGTAACGGGAACGTAAGAAAAGTGCCACTGTCATCGTGATAGCAAAGGCCGCCAGTGCAACAAAATCGTTCTCATCCAGTGCTGGATCGGAGTACACACGTTCATAGTTTTCCACGTACAGCCGTCGTACGAGGTGCCGCAACGGATAGTCCAGCCGCGCACCAACGATCGCATTTACTCCGTAGAAAATGAAGATGGTACCGAATATTACCGAGCGCGTGATCAGTATGATGGGTAGGGCGACATTCAGGATGGCACCAATCACTATACCACCAAGCGCAACGTACCAGGAAACATGCGCTAAGGAGTAAAAATTTCCATCTGTAAGGATATAAAgtggtaaaattaaaatatgaattgTATTCTGAAACAAACGTTTAGAATATTGCGCCATTACTTACTTATCATACCAAACAGCGTCAGACAGATGAGATAACCAGTCAGGAACGAGCAGAATATCTTACCCGCTGCTGGCGCATATAGACCCAGCAGCAGTCCAAAAACGGCACCTACAATCGCTCCTCCTACCAGGCATATTATGATCCATTCCTGTGCTAACGGTTTATCAAGCATATTTAAAGCTTCAACCGTTCCCAACATTCCTAAGCAACCTACCGTTGCGGGACACTTAACGACAAGTGGTAACCAACCCATTATCACTTCCAGCACCGCTATAATCGTCAGCACAATAGCAAACAGACGTAGTGGAATGTTTAGACCATAACATCCGGCTGCATCTAGCAACGGTTTGCACGAGTAAGTGTGTGTTGGAACGTACAAAGCAAAACCACGATGTACGGGATCAATGACTGCTGTAACGAACACCATGCCGCGTCCATTCTGCCGTCCGTACTTATGCCGGTTCGGTAAAAAAGGTTCGTGCAGGACATTTTGTTTACCCGACATTTTCGCATTTACATAGCTTATCATATTACGAATGGCAGAGAAGTAAGCTTGTTGCGAAAAATCGTGCGCAGGCATGGAGTAATAGTAGGATTCATATTCCAATCGTGCCTTGCCGCACCCGTTCGGTGGTCCTTGGAACGGTTTGGCTACTGATGCTGCCGGTGTGTCGACAATGATGATTTCCGGCGTGAGTGTCAAATTAAGGATGGGTGATATTTCGACAGGAAACTCCAGATTACAACCTCCCGGAATCGGTGCAGATGTGTTGTACAGCATGAGTACCAGCGAAACCCATACCGCCTGATGAGGATTCAAATTAAACGCGTACAAATCACCATCGCCATACATTAGCAGACCAACATTCTGTCCCGTAAGATGTCCTCCGTCCACGATGGAACTGTTGTAGCTGAGCGTCACATTATACTCGAAGGCATTAAGTTGCACCAGCGCATAACCGATGGTTTTGCCTGCATTTTTCGCATAGTTTGCAATGTGAACGCGCGTGTTCGAGTACGGCTGCAGGACGATTTCGCGATAATCGTTGATATCGTTTGGCTTTAGCGCTACCGGAACGGTCAACTCTACGACCTCTCGTACTGTTATCACCACACACGCAACGAATGGCACAAGCAAATGAAGCACAATTAATTATTGGCACAGACAGGGGGAACGTTACCGAACTTACCTAATTCTAAACTCGGTACTTCAGTGGTGTCTCCGGAAACATTGTTTGAATTAGAATTAGATGCACAAAAGGTCAAAACTATAAACAAATAGTTAAACAATACGAAAACTCGACTACCGTAGCAGGACATCATTGTTGTTCTGCCTGTACACATTAcgaattgttttgatttctgTACTGCCTAACTGACAGCAGTGGTGCCAATTTCATCATTGctgccaaaacaaaattatcggGCCTATTATGCAACACAAATGGgaaaaaactcaaacaaactTTGCTAAATCGAGAAAGCATTTACTCGAGTTTGCCGAGTAAAGATGCTATTTGTAGCATTCCGTGTAAAGTCGTTTCGGCATGTTTTGGACAGTATCTCTTATTTCCTTTAAACTCCTTTCACGAAATTTGACAGATTTTGTTTATAGAGGATGATGTCTTTCATTAACAGGCAACAGTCGCGACAAATATATAAAGTACCAATATCACCAAATATCACTAAAATACAGgcttttcattccatttcagACCTTTTGTTGAATTCCACAATCTTTCGCACACATTTCTGTAAAACGTTAGTTGGGGATTATGCTACGGTAGAACTACACTGCCATCTTTAATGCTCGGAATGACACGTGGAAGTCTGATGTTTAGGGTGACCAGACGAAGCGGCAAaagagtttgtttttattgttatcttcTCCATCTTTCACAGTACAGTTGCCGGTCCACGTATCTAAATGTCGTGTGTACACAAATTTACGAAGGGCCAAGAAGCTGAATTTTAGTGCCGTATCGTGAAAAACCTCGCGAAagaaagcagaagaagaatcTTTCCAATTTCCGGCCCATATGGCAGGGCAGACCAAGACCGGCATACATTTGCTACTagtaccaagatctgtgcccgtggcggctccatgccggcttgcgctcgagcccTTCTGCGCGCAGACCAAGACCGGCATACATTTTAGAACCAAATGAGATGAAGAAGCAAATTTGAGATGATTCTGGTAATTCGAATATGCTAACATCTGTTAAAGACCCACTGGAGGACTATTTCATTCGATCTTTAATCTTTCAGATGCAGCGATGTGCAGAATAATCTCCTATCCAATGCTTCAGGTCAGGTATGTATACATTTAGCTGTTGGTTTGATTCTAAAACAGTTAACAGTATTCCGATACGGTTTCCCGCCATACTAAGCTTTCGGCTCTTGTTACAACCGCTCCATGGTTCTGGCTCACCTTTTCTTGTGAATGCTGTGAAGCTGTTGTTTTcaatgattttccaataaaatatCCACTGGTTCAGTGTAAATCATGCCAAAATATGGCCAGTTCTTTCCTCTATTCATCATTAATCAGAAAGATGTTGCTTCAACGGCTCTTAGTTCTGAAGGAGTTGGAGAAGATTATCACCGGAAGCCACGTGAATCTATAAATTACATACTGTTCGTACTTAAGCCATACATTCATTAAACCAACAGATGAAACAGTTCCACTGTGATACTATTTAAGAAACTAAACACCATTTAATTCTAGCGTCTGTATCTAACCAACTGCGCATT
The DNA window shown above is from Anopheles funestus chromosome 3RL, idAnoFuneDA-416_04, whole genome shotgun sequence and carries:
- the LOC125771685 gene encoding transmembrane 7 superfamily member 3-like — translated: MCTGRTTMMSCYGSRVFVLFNYLFIVLTFCASNSNSNNVSGDTTEVPSLELVREVVELTVPVALKPNDINDYREIVLQPYSNTRVHIANYAKNAGKTIGYALVQLNAFEYNVTLSYNSSIVDGGHLTGQNVGLLMYGDGDLYAFNLNPHQAVWVSLVLMLYNTSAPIPGGCNLEFPVEISPILNLTLTPEIIIVDTPAASVAKPFQGPPNGCGKARLEYESYYYSMPAHDFSQQAYFSAIRNMISYVNAKMSGKQNVLHEPFLPNRHKYGRQNGRGMVFVTAVIDPVHRGFALYVPTHTYSCKPLLDAAGCYGLNIPLRLFAIVLTIIAVLEVIMGWLPLVVKCPATVGCLGMLGTVEALNMLDKPLAQEWIIICLVGGAIVGAVFGLLLGLYAPAAGKIFCSFLTGYLICLTLFGMINGNFYSLAHVSWYVALGGIVIGAILNVALPIILITRSVIFGTIFIFYGVNAIVGARLDYPLRHLVRRLYVENYERVYSDPALDENDFVALAAFAITMTVALFLRSRYQTEEVQSDYSRIEFPCHRGPANGDDEDRIERSTVIAADDTAAYQRFVNELPVITRWTNGDDDVFESPESNSRFFRLLRRNAKR